The DNA segment TGGCTTACCTCAATTTATATTCAGATCTCACTAAAACACATTTTAGCCTTTTCTTAACAAGATGATGAAAAGAGCTATCCCATGGAAGAGTAGGGGACACACATTCCAGCATTACTTGCAGTCAcctgtttgctttttaatgttgCTGTTGAATTTGTATTTAACTCAGGATTAAAGTATAAGCTGACGTATTTGAATAAGGATATCTTTAAGCCATGAgttcttaaaatttaaaaaaaatggccGCACAGTTGGTTAATAgagattttaaaacacaaaggatGCTGAGTAATGAGGACACTGAAATCCTGTTGATTGGAATCACAAAGCAGTTTCATAAGGACCCACGGAGCCACTGGAGTGCCACTGCATTTGTGGCAGTGGTGGAAGGGGATGGCTCCTCATTCCTGGGAAGAGGGCAGGCAGCTTCCCTTGGGAGCCTGCCTGGGAGCTCTCAGGAACAGGCAGTGcccccaggagagctgctctcagggaaAAGGGGTTAAACACACAGGCCTGCCCTTCACCCTGACAGGGCTGAAGCATTAGGATATGTTCCCTATGTGCCAGACAGCACTCAGACAGAAAAAGGTATTCCCCATCCTCGATGGATGCACTGTTTTACCAGGCAGCAGGGCTTTTAAATGCCAGCAAGAACTTGTCACTGACTACTGTTCACTCACAAATGTGTATCTCAGGTCACCTCTGTGTCTTTAAATggcttttatatttattatttctgaaaggCAGGTTTTGGTCTGATTTTCAGAATGGGTCTTTTTCACTAAATAAGTGATTGATAATGACTAGATTTTGATCAGATTTTCCAGGTGGCTCTGGAGATGATTTTTAATGGTCTTCATTTAATGGtcttcaaaatttaaaaaaatactctgcTCTTGAAATGTAAGTGACTGTTAAAAGTGAGCTAAAATACAAACCAGGTTTGTTTTCCCAGTTAATAAAACCTGCTGTTAATGGGACAGTGAGCAAATGTCACATTCACATGTTGGTATCTATCAGATGAAATCAAAATCTACTGTTTGGCACAAGAGGTAAAAAACCCTACATTGTAATAAAACTGTCATAGGATCAGTGTCTCCTGCTTTgtaaataaacatctctgttttGCCTTGGTATTTCTGTAACATCCGGAGACTACTACCCTGTGCTGGTGCTCTGGTTCATTGACAGTATCACTTAAACAGTTAAACAAtaatttgaaatggaaaatgttctgCCCATATTCCTTAGTtcctttgtgggttttttctcacCCCTCAGACGTTTTTtgttggatttattttgttggATTTTTCAGTCAGTCGCCTTAGCATTtgcatcttatttttttattacacagGAAAATACCGAACTGCTCACAAACCTCATTCAAAGCCAAAAGTATCAAATGTTTTTGAGGTAGATTTTCCAGCAAATGGAAGTGATACAAAGCCAGTGGGCCGTTTTCAGTcggaggaggagctgtgggccCGCTTAGAAGAGCTCGAGAGACAAGAAGAGATCCTCGGTGAACTTGACAGgtacagcactgctgaggcacaggcagggctggagttCAGAGAGCTGTGAGTGTCAGGCTGTTGGTACACAGGGGGTCTCACAGCAGGGCACATAGCTGACCACACAGAtggaattaaaattataatagGTGGAAGAAGGGTGGGACATGAACAAAGCACTCACTGCAATGCCAGAGCTCCTAAAATCTGCCTCTGTGCAaccacagcagcccagcctattttttcttcaagatgaagaggaggaagtgAAATTCATTTCCCACAGGCAGTGAAAAAATCCATAGTTTTCCATGTGGGAGTTACACATTTAATGCTCAGTGACTGCCTTAGGTCTATTCCAATCCTCAAGCAATACATGGGTTGTTAGCCATGATGTCACAGTTTGGGTATTTCCAGTTGGTGTGGGAAGGACACAGTCATTGTTAGAGGGCACAGAGAAGTTTCATAGTCTGTCTAAAAATATACCACCTGGGTAAAGAAAGTTACATAGAGGCGAGGtcatttttttgtatgtttatgTCTCTCAGGAGCGTGAATTGCCTCTGTTCACTGAGGTATTTTTCATTCCATAGGATGCCTGATGCAGttgaagaaaatggagaagatGCAACCTCTTctgaagaggagaaggaggataAGGAGACAGATGTGAATGGGATGTGTAGGGCAGAGGACTGTATTACTCAGGACAACTTCCATAAAGAACTTGCAAATTCAGAATTGTTTCTAGGCCAAGTTAATGGCTCGACTTACTATCACAGCGATGATGAAGATGACAGAGATGTTGGAGATAACTCTATTccaactatttttttctctcacactGTGGAGCCTAAAAGGGTTTGtactttatttaatttttatcttttgttcaAGAGATTACATAAAATACATATGCCATATCTGAACCTGAAAATTTTAGATCTGTAGATGTAGTAGAAGGCTAACTGGAGGTGACATTTGGagttttttcaaattattaaaaaccCACTCTTTGGATCCTGCAGTCCTAAATatggtatttaaaaaattatcttcacaTGTCTGCCTTGCTATTCAGCTGTTGAGCAGAGCTTGAATAAGCAGACTGTCATATTTTACATGCAAAATAAGTGCACATTAGGGCAAAGAAATGCCCCAGCCTAGTGCAAGTGGTAGAGAGTAAACAGTGCACACTATGAATGTTGCCATTCATACATTTGTTTAACTTACCTATGCTTCCTAGTCACCAGCTGCTTGGATAATAGAACATCAGAGTCAGTTGATCTGCAGCCTGGTGATTGTTGATTTTATGGTCTAGACCATCATTTGTGTTCAATTTCAGGTAAgaataaacacaggaaaaaatactactttgaaattcagtgaaaagaaggaagaggcCAAGCGTAAAAGGAAGAACAGCAGTGGCAATGGCCATGCAACTCCGGAGCTGCCCAACATCAAAACCCCAGCAGACATTTACCGGTGGGTAATTTATGGTGGAGCTTTCCCCTGAGCAGaccttctcctttcttctctgtccACCTAGAGTGTGAAACCCTACCTACAGTTTCCTGAAAGAAACAGCTGGAACCAAATTTACtacttaaaaatgaaagtttgtGCTTTCTGCATGATGGCTGTGCTTTCATAtccataaaatatttctgagctTAACGCTTCCTTTTCCAAATAGCAATTCTACATTTACCTGCTTTTTCAGAGCTTTGAAATGGATGTAAATTTGCCAGTACATACCATCCTCAGAAAGGAATGCAACAGttgtattttttggttttttgccatttctttctgtgtttgttttcaaacagaACTGACCAGATCTACCAGTTGTAATacttctgctttccttgttATTGATTTGGTGGGCTCTGTCTCTTCCTTTCTGTGTCTTCAAAACCTACTCAGCTCTTTGCTTGCGTAGTTTCTTTTGAATTCTCTCTCCCTGGCCTCAGTCTGTCACTTTCTGTATTCTCCATAAAAAGTACTGCTCACCTGTAGGACACCCACACATAGAGAGCTTGAAAAACAATGCTGGGCTTAGGGGATTGTACAAAACACTAAGGTGACAGGATagttaaaaaaagtatttaggTCTGTACAGATAAACACAGACACCTGTTGGATTGGTTGGTGAAATGGTGGTGAAAATCCCACTGTTATTTGTGTATCTGAATATGTTAAACATGTCACAAAGTGTGAAAAGTGAAACCACGTCCTCTAATTGCAGCTGCTGTAGAGATGTATTTCATGAGTGCCTGATGAATAAAGCTGTTAGAAACAAGTAACAcccttaaaactcatccagtcTTTGGGCTCCTCCTTTGGATAAAATTGGCATTGTCTTCTCATTCTCCTCCACCCATCCTTGACTTTCTCAAGTCATGGAGAGGGAGCACAAGAGGCATCTTTGTCAGTTCACAGTCTGCTAATATGTGAAAAGTGTCTTCCTGTTGATCTAATcttaaaagctgatttttaaaattttgtttctaattgAAAGCAGATTATGACACTTGTCAGGAAAAAGCTCCATCCTTTCCATGTGCAttgaatatttcaaatatttgtttttgtaTTCTACATTTGACAAGGACTTAACTCTAGAAGGCATTCCCAGATTGTGATCTGATTCTCTACAGAAACAACTCTGGCCATCATTTAGCTTACCTTTTTTCTAACTTTTTCTAACTCACacctttctgttttctaaaattGTTCAAAGAGCAatatattttctgctgaaagtaAGTACCAACTTAATGCTTGAATAAAGGGCATAACAGCATTCACTCTGCAGCATTGATTCTTGTACATTGGTAAATAAAGTGCCTCTGAAGGTACAGTATTGTGATTCTGCAGCAAAAAAGTTGGGAAGGCACATCATAATTAATTTGTACAAAAGACAAAGCAAGATCGCTGTAAATTTGTCATCTGATCCTGAAATGGTTTATTAAAGCTAACATTTTCCTTTATAGAGTCTTTGTTGATGTTGTGAATGGAGAATATGTCCCTCGTAAATCAATTTTGAAGTCTCGAAGCAGAGAGAACAGTGTTTGTAGCGATACCAGTGAGAACAGTGCTGCTGAGTTTGATGACAGACGAGGAGTTCAGAGGAGTGTTAGCTATGATGAAGCCACTCAGAGTGACAACAGCGAAGGCAtcctggaggaagaggagggggaagggcagcagcagctactGAAAAAGCTTCCTCCCTCTTCAGGGACAACTGAGGTACagtttttaattcattattGATTGTTGGCAGggataaaaatgagaaatctaATGACTGTAGATGCCTATACCATCCgtttgatttctttaaaataattttctgactCCTACCTGGTTTGCTTCAGAAGGACATCCCAGGTGACAGGCCTCTGTCACACACAtcctgggggcagagggaggagcagctcaCGTGGCTTCCCCAAGACTTGAATCTCTTCCATAAAGATCCAAAAagtggtcactcactggtgAAACCTGTGTGCTGGGTCATCCTGACCATTTCACTGCAGGAAGACCAGCAGGATTTTAGACAAAAAGAGGGAAATCTGTACTTTGTAACTGATGAAAGGGAAGAGGTGATTCTCTAACCTGTGTTGCACTTCTAGACAGCTGATTTCCAAGAAGTGTTTCAAGCCTAAACTACATAGATATCAGCTGAATTACTATTTTGATGTGCCAATAGCAGAGAAATTGCCTGGTGGAAGGAAGCATTGCACCCCTACTCATCCTACTCCAGACTAGGCATTAGTGATCCCAAACAAATCTGTTTACATGTGTTTGGAAAGTTCAGGGCTTCATCATAAGAGGAAGACAATAAGATGTAAGGGAAAATGGACAGTTGCTTAGTGACTGGGTGAATACAAGAATTAAATGTAGAAAGTCGTGGCACAACGtgttcatttctgttttgttagaACTTAACACTAATTTTTTCAAACTAGGTAAAACTTGAGTCTTCAGTAGTTCTTAGTGCCGTGAACAAGTTCAATGAATACactatttttacaaaaattattttggacaGTAAATGAATTCCTCATAAAAGCTATTGTTTATCACCATTTTTCATGTCCACAGCTACAGATGTATCCAGGCACAATGTAAAGATTCATGATGGAAAATTTATCTGTGGAGTTAGCACTCCACATtgtatattttctgaaatatattgctgtatttttataaaacatcTAAATACACTTTAGATGTTACCCATCAGTCTATTACCTGAATCAGGCATGATTATTCTGTACAATGTAATGTGTTTTCTAAGCACCTGAAGGAGATTGAGCAAAACACTCCAGTCAGATGTGCTTCCCTAAAtgctgttgttttgcttttggttgtttttctggGTGTTTGAAATCCATTATTTCTACATTACCATTTGCAACAcagttaacttttttttatttttttttatttctaattttaccACAATCACTTAGTTTGTGCTTTGCTTACCTGTTTTTGAAAATGAGCTTCTTGTTAGATTAACAGAGCTGTACAGGCACAGCTTTAGGCACACTTGGGCTATtggagcagaaaacaaaaaaaactgctttttttgcATGTCCTGCAAGAAGAGAATGGccagtttgttttgctttgtttttcttggtaACTGAGttatgaaaaagcagaattaagcATAGTGACTAAATCTGGTGTGCATTCCTTTGTGCCCAGCATGAGCATCAGACCTTGGATGTGAACTGCTTCCCCTTGTCCTTGGGCGTGCTGAATTCTCTGTTTTCAATACATAGTGGAGTGATTTGTTCTTAAATATGTTTATGAAAAGTAGTTCTGAGCTGCTTGTTTTCCAAGAATCATGGTCATTTCTTTGCTAAGTTGAAAAGGATTGTCACATAATTGGCTGCAtataaattacaatttttaaacattaaatgtttttattaggCCTTTTATAGAGAGAAATAGTTGGAAGCAAGTTTGCTGTTCTCTTAAATATAAATTGCTTTCACCATTTTTTGATCATATTTGGtagggagaaaagaagaaacaaaatacgTGATTGTCAGTTTGTATGCAGTGTTTCAGCTTGATGCAATTAGAAGATACTAAGTCATTAAATGACGTATGATGGAAATGCTGACATCAACTTAGCAAAGTGTCTCCATTTCTTACCCAAAATGAAACTGTGTATTACAtcagctgttttatttcttgagTGTGTGTCAGTGAGGAAGTacattttttcatcatttatgCAGTAGGAATGAGATTAAGTAGTACTTTTAAGATACTGTCTTTCATTGTCATCTTTGAACGAGCTATATTTTGAGGTTAATTACAATGTGGTTACTTATGCAGGCAACAATCATTGGTTTAAGGgtatttctttacttttgaTTAGAAGAAATAACAATTCTAATCAGGCTAATATAGGGTAATGACCTTATGGGCATAGCttcacatttgcattttattagcTCATTCTGAGTATTCTCTTCTGTTCTAGGCATTTTCTGGAACTGTCATAGAAAAGGAGCCTTTGTCTCCCTCCTTCATACCACACCCAGTGCTCGCTCACCCAGTGCTGCCGACCATTCTGGAGCGCAAATCGGAGGAGCTTTCGTCCGACGCCCCGGAGGAGCCTGTCAGGAGGATTTCCAAATTCAGAGCTGCCAGGATGCAGCAGACTCAGTAGGTGCTGCCGAGCCCAAGCAGGAGGGCTCTTGCCTGGTTTCACCTCTGGAGATTATATAAAGCCTTCTCCATAGCACCCACCCAGTTACCAGGGTGTCCTGTGGTAATTTGGCACCGGTTATCTCCTCAACGTTTACTGGCAGcattaggaaaacaaacacttcaGTGTTTGAACACTTGAGTATTC comes from the Ficedula albicollis isolate OC2 chromosome 11, FicAlb1.5, whole genome shotgun sequence genome and includes:
- the URI1 gene encoding unconventional prefoldin RPB5 interactor 1 → MPEDNGTCPLPLEVTVLISAPPVHTHTVQSRHPEGSDRASSPQSHGTHRPVSARSRDQCRPIRAPASRRLASRRQVVTGCQEKIQHWKKVESDYEALQERLRTLPDKLSYDIMVPLGPLAFMPGKLVHTNEITVLLGDNWFSKCSAKQAIELVEHRKKHVRKALDDLQKVMKNFESRAEFTEDLQKMSDAAGEYVDIREEIEDDSIETKGKYRTAHKPHSKPKVSNVFEVDFPANGSDTKPVGRFQSEEELWARLEELERQEEILGELDRMPDAVEENGEDATSSEEEKEDKETDVNGMCRAEDCITQDNFHKELANSELFLGQVNGSTYYHSDDEDDRDVGDNSIPTIFFSHTVEPKRVRINTGKNTTLKFSEKKEEAKRKRKNSSGNGHATPELPNIKTPADIYRVFVDVVNGEYVPRKSILKSRSRENSVCSDTSENSAAEFDDRRGVQRSVSYDEATQSDNSEGILEEEEGEGQQQLLKKLPPSSGTTEAFSGTVIEKEPLSPSFIPHPVLAHPVLPTILERKSEELSSDAPEEPVRRISKFRAARMQQTQ